The following coding sequences lie in one Candidatus Neomarinimicrobiota bacterium genomic window:
- a CDS encoding CBS domain-containing protein codes for VHLSIAVEKEACPLGLTPTASSTATLALGDSLAMCLLEQRQFSEDDFALFHPGGSLGRKLTVRINDVMVAGDTLPVVPENMPMREALNILSSKNLGIVVAVDQHEKISGVFTTGDLMRLLDEEQSFLDKPLHEFAHPNPKTIAPEELAAKALHVMETHSITCLVVADQENRPIGIVQIYYILRAGVY; via the coding sequence AGTTCATTTGAGCATTGCTGTTGAAAAGGAAGCCTGTCCGCTGGGACTGACTCCCACAGCAAGCAGTACAGCAACTCTGGCTTTGGGTGACTCACTTGCCATGTGTTTACTTGAGCAGCGTCAGTTTAGTGAAGATGATTTTGCCTTGTTTCATCCTGGTGGTAGTCTCGGTCGTAAATTGACTGTCAGAATAAACGATGTCATGGTTGCTGGCGATACCTTGCCTGTGGTACCAGAAAATATGCCAATGCGGGAAGCGCTGAATATTCTCTCCAGTAAAAATCTCGGCATTGTAGTTGCGGTCGATCAGCATGAAAAAATCAGTGGTGTTTTTACCACCGGAGATTTAATGCGTCTGCTTGATGAAGAGCAAAGTTTTCTCGATAAACCCCTACACGAATTTGCTCACCCAAACCCAAAAACGATTGCTCCGGAAGAACTTGCCGCCAAAGCCCTGCATGTCATGGAAACACACTCCATCACCTGTCTCGTTGTTGCCGACCAGGAAAACCGCCCAATCGGCATAGTCCAAATCTACTATATTCTGCGCGCAGGCGTTTATTAA